One region of Epilithonimonas zeae genomic DNA includes:
- a CDS encoding serine hydrolase domain-containing protein, giving the protein MKKTLAAFFATAGAVATVIYLSGYHYIFKAIGKNIAPGPITPSSDDEEKFPSHLVSNAASKPWQTHRLYNSFLLPDTLTKELRKTRASSLLIIKDKQLIFEQYWKDHQQSSLMNSFSMAKGILSLLVGCAIKDGYIKSEKQLVSDFIPEYKSDRYGKHLVISNLMTMQAGYDWMEEYNHPFAENSKQYFVEDLTEQALNVKFKQMPGQQYEYQSVAAQVLGIVLKRAVGKSLAQYLSLKLWKPLEMEYPAKWSVDNKGMEKAFCCIHATPRDFAKIGQLVLQKGQWKDQQLITKDFYDEMLAPTKHNDAFGYTLWLDDESQMKYRFFYGFLGQFIIVVPEKDLVIVKTGFYNRLDVDEKKRPLQVKILVEEITKLVAEQEL; this is encoded by the coding sequence TTGAAAAAAACTTTAGCAGCATTTTTTGCAACAGCAGGCGCTGTAGCAACTGTAATTTACCTGTCAGGATATCATTATATTTTTAAAGCTATTGGCAAAAACATCGCACCTGGCCCCATTACGCCATCTAGCGATGATGAAGAGAAATTCCCTTCCCATCTCGTTTCTAATGCTGCATCAAAACCTTGGCAGACACATCGACTTTATAATTCTTTCTTATTACCAGACACTTTAACGAAAGAACTGAGAAAGACAAGGGCTTCTTCTCTGCTGATTATCAAAGATAAGCAACTGATTTTCGAGCAATACTGGAAAGACCATCAACAATCATCTCTGATGAACTCTTTTTCTATGGCTAAAGGAATCTTGTCTCTGTTGGTTGGTTGCGCCATCAAAGATGGTTACATTAAATCAGAGAAACAATTGGTATCTGATTTTATTCCCGAATATAAAAGTGACCGTTATGGAAAACATCTAGTAATTTCCAACCTGATGACTATGCAGGCTGGTTATGATTGGATGGAAGAGTATAATCATCCTTTCGCTGAAAATTCCAAGCAGTATTTTGTTGAAGATCTGACAGAGCAGGCACTTAATGTGAAATTTAAACAAATGCCGGGACAACAGTATGAGTACCAAAGTGTAGCGGCTCAGGTCTTGGGAATTGTACTAAAAAGAGCTGTTGGAAAATCTCTCGCTCAATATCTTTCGCTTAAGTTGTGGAAACCTTTAGAAATGGAATATCCAGCCAAGTGGAGTGTTGATAATAAGGGAATGGAAAAAGCTTTTTGTTGCATTCATGCAACACCACGTGATTTTGCGAAAATTGGACAACTTGTATTGCAGAAAGGTCAATGGAAAGATCAGCAACTTATCACTAAAGATTTCTATGATGAAATGCTGGCACCTACAAAACATAATGATGCGTTTGGATATACACTATGGTTAGATGATGAAAGCCAGATGAAATACAGATTTTTTTATGGTTTTCTTGGTCAATTTATAATAGTAGTTCCTGAGAAAGATCTAGTCATTGTTAAAACTGGTTTTTATAACAGACTGGACGTTGATGAAAAAAAGAGACCCTTGCAGGTTAAAATTTTGGTTGAAGAAATTACAAAGTTGGTTGCTGAACAAGAATTATAA
- a CDS encoding DUF2911 domain-containing protein produces the protein MKTMIKSATMVLAAMTISVNAFAQEAKKPASPPATATGKIKDANITIAYNSPSVKDRKIWGDLVPYDKVWRAGANEATTFETDKDITVQGKKLLKGKYSFFLIPKESGTWTAVFNKESKQWGAYKYQEGQDALRVDVKTKALPAKQETLVYKVNGNGFTMDWDKTSVPVEIK, from the coding sequence ATGAAAACAATGATTAAATCTGCTACTATGGTTTTGGCTGCAATGACGATTTCAGTGAATGCTTTTGCTCAGGAAGCTAAAAAACCTGCCAGCCCTCCAGCAACTGCGACAGGAAAAATTAAAGATGCCAATATTACTATAGCTTATAACAGCCCTTCTGTTAAGGACCGTAAAATCTGGGGAGATTTAGTTCCTTATGATAAAGTGTGGCGTGCAGGTGCCAATGAAGCTACTACTTTCGAAACGGATAAAGACATTACCGTTCAGGGTAAAAAACTTCTTAAAGGTAAATACAGCTTTTTCCTGATTCCTAAAGAAAGCGGAACCTGGACTGCGGTTTTTAACAAAGAATCAAAACAGTGGGGTGCTTATAAATACCAGGAAGGGCAGGATGCTTTACGGGTTGATGTGAAAACAAAGGCTTTACCGGCAAAACAGGAAACATTGGTTTATAAAGTAAACGGTAATGGATTCACAATGGATTGGGATAAAACCTCCGTTCCTGTAGAAATCAAATAA
- a CDS encoding helix-turn-helix domain-containing protein, translating to MKPKEDKLIRFISISESHQAFGLPAPQHPLISLVHFNKDNPFNTAMAPIYDVLSFYKITFITKNKGRLKYGRNYYDYDEGSMLFLAPDQLVGSTDYNSETYCYILLIHPDFLLGHPIARKIKQYGYFSYASNEALHLSESERAIIQSVYSIMKQELNSRVDEFSQEVVIAQLELLLSYVNRFYKRQFITRKVVNNDILQRTESILEDYLNDQLSLKYGLPSVQYVADQLKISSGYLSDLLRSLIGQNAQQYIRNKIIEKAKERLTNTVLTVAEIAYELGFEHPQSFSKMFRVRTGLSPLEFRNSFE from the coding sequence ATGAAACCCAAAGAAGACAAACTGATCCGCTTCATCTCGATATCTGAAAGCCACCAGGCTTTTGGTCTGCCCGCACCGCAGCATCCACTTATCAGTCTAGTCCATTTTAATAAGGATAATCCTTTTAATACGGCAATGGCACCAATCTACGATGTCCTGAGTTTTTATAAGATTACTTTTATTACAAAAAATAAGGGAAGACTCAAATATGGCAGGAACTATTATGATTATGATGAAGGCAGTATGTTGTTTCTGGCACCTGACCAGCTGGTGGGGAGTACCGATTATAACAGCGAGACCTATTGCTATATTTTATTGATTCATCCTGATTTCCTGCTGGGTCATCCTATCGCACGAAAAATAAAGCAATACGGCTATTTTTCTTATGCTTCCAATGAGGCACTCCATTTATCAGAAAGTGAAAGGGCTATCATCCAGTCGGTTTACAGCATTATGAAGCAGGAACTGAACAGCCGTGTCGATGAGTTCAGCCAGGAAGTGGTTATTGCTCAGTTGGAATTATTGCTGAGCTACGTCAACAGGTTTTATAAAAGGCAGTTTATCACAAGGAAAGTGGTTAATAACGATATACTGCAGCGAACTGAAAGTATCCTTGAGGATTATCTTAATGATCAGCTATCACTAAAGTATGGTCTGCCATCTGTGCAATATGTGGCGGATCAGCTTAAAATCTCATCCGGATATTTGAGCGATCTGTTGCGCTCACTCATTGGTCAGAATGCCCAGCAGTATATACGAAACAAAATCATCGAAAAAGCGAAAGAACGATTAACCAATACTGTATTGACTGTGGCAGAGATTGCTTATGAATTAGGGTTTGAACACCCACAGTCTTTTAGTAAAATGTTTAGGGTAAGGACAGGGTTGTCGCCTTTAGAGTTTCGTAACTCGTTTGAGTAA
- a CDS encoding PleD family two-component system response regulator, which produces MAKRILIFDDDEAILDVLQLVLSGAGYDIVVSNTSNQVIKDVTTFLPDLILMDHHIPTIGGLEAVKLLREHDRFRNIPILYVSASNEIKKYKEDSGADDYIKKPFDIEYLEEKIARYFA; this is translated from the coding sequence ATGGCAAAAAGAATTTTGATTTTTGATGATGATGAAGCGATTCTTGATGTGTTGCAACTCGTGCTTTCGGGTGCGGGCTATGATATTGTGGTATCCAATACATCCAATCAGGTTATCAAGGATGTTACCACCTTTCTCCCAGATCTTATTCTAATGGACCATCATATTCCCACTATAGGCGGATTGGAAGCTGTAAAATTATTGAGAGAACACGATCGATTCAGGAATATTCCGATTTTGTATGTCAGCGCAAGCAATGAAATCAAAAAGTACAAGGAGGATTCTGGTGCAGATGATTATATTAAGAAACCATTTGATATTGAGTATCTGGAGGAAAAAATTGCCCGATATTTTGCCTAA
- the tenA gene encoding thiaminase II: MTWSELTWKQCEDRYQSILKMPFVAELANGTLPKEKFQFYMAQDSLYLEHFGRALALIAARANDITHTLKYLKYAETAIVVENLLHESYFKDFGLTEKGEIQPACHHYIHYLKSTAALESVEIAMAAVLPCFWIYKKVGDHIYNYLQSENNPYQKWIDTYGGEEFAGAVEQAISLCDQVASETTPIIRKKMTEAFITSSRMEYHFWESAYELKKWA, from the coding sequence ATGACCTGGTCTGAATTAACCTGGAAACAATGCGAAGATCGATATCAGTCGATCCTTAAGATGCCTTTCGTAGCTGAGTTGGCAAACGGTACTTTGCCTAAAGAAAAATTTCAGTTCTATATGGCTCAGGATTCTTTGTATCTCGAACACTTTGGAAGAGCATTAGCACTGATTGCCGCAAGAGCAAACGATATCACACACACTTTAAAGTATCTGAAATATGCGGAAACTGCCATCGTCGTAGAAAATCTATTGCACGAATCATACTTTAAAGACTTCGGTTTAACTGAAAAAGGAGAAATACAGCCTGCTTGCCATCACTACATTCATTATCTAAAAAGTACAGCGGCATTGGAGTCTGTAGAGATTGCGATGGCTGCAGTACTACCCTGCTTTTGGATTTACAAAAAAGTCGGTGATCACATTTACAATTATCTGCAATCTGAAAACAATCCCTACCAAAAATGGATTGATACTTATGGCGGAGAAGAGTTTGCAGGTGCTGTAGAACAGGCGATCAGTCTCTGTGATCAGGTGGCTTCAGAAACGACCCCCATTATCAGAAAAAAAATGACGGAAGCATTCATAACCTCCTCAAGAATGGAATATCATTTCTGGGAAAGTGCCTATGAACTCAAAAAATGGGCTTAA
- a CDS encoding response regulator transcription factor — translation MKKIYVVEDDQGIREVLEVFLGLENFEVQSFASVSEFKKRDTASHPDLYLFDVRLPDGSGTDLCQHVKSIRGSKSIPVIMMSAHASVQDISLRCSPDDIIPKPFDIVVLLERIRAVLKT, via the coding sequence ATGAAAAAAATCTATGTGGTTGAAGATGACCAGGGAATCAGGGAAGTACTTGAAGTATTTCTTGGTCTTGAAAACTTTGAAGTGCAGTCCTTTGCCTCAGTTTCAGAATTTAAAAAACGAGATACTGCTTCTCATCCGGATCTGTATCTTTTTGATGTACGGTTGCCTGACGGATCAGGAACCGACTTATGCCAGCATGTTAAATCTATCCGCGGCAGCAAAAGTATTCCTGTCATTATGATGAGTGCCCACGCATCCGTACAGGATATTTCTCTCCGCTGTTCTCCCGATGATATTATACCCAAGCCTTTTGATATCGTCGTCCTTCTTGAGAGAATCCGTGCTGTGCTGAAGACCTAA
- a CDS encoding DUF2945 domain-containing protein — translation MLKKGDAVKWKFRNGDTNGIIINIHTKDFVFMNRQRRASEDNPQYK, via the coding sequence ATGTTAAAAAAGGGTGACGCGGTAAAATGGAAATTCCGAAATGGAGATACAAATGGAATTATTATTAATATTCACACCAAGGACTTTGTTTTTATGAACAGGCAAAGAAGAGCTTCAGAGGATAATCCACAATACAAGTAA
- a CDS encoding exodeoxyribonuclease VII large subunit: MNNNAIESSFQIYSPSLVLGLFINAIKLNATVNIIYLKGRYVFGNGKSYGSYYYDQLFSESDNISLGVKISSLLRSKIQNNEIYLLKGFIEKSIKSSSIELRFVVDEIIHQEERAISEEDVVRYSLIQKKLEKGSRDLENLIRTKILQNQPIRIANIYGNNAIVQHDFKEGLDVSQKYFDITEHSCNITSSTSLVAKLQELSKNQYDIIALVRGGGDRQSMETFNDITLSKLFIDLDAVTVTAIGHTVDESLLDKLADKRFHLPHDYGAGLHFIAEKLSNEKSNSRALLIDEVKKDVSKQYSEQIKTLTEQLAKRTEEFQKLQENSAKQLLDTNKTFTEQQKQRQEELEIYKKEIAVLHDKNILAAVNEKTASLNIDLEMIKKENIRLNQQMQSTKTDYVKIIIAFVLALMIGFILAKLV, translated from the coding sequence ATGAACAATAATGCTATTGAATCTTCTTTTCAGATTTACTCGCCATCGCTGGTTTTAGGGTTATTCATTAATGCCATTAAATTAAATGCTACAGTTAATATCATTTACTTAAAGGGTAGATATGTTTTTGGTAATGGTAAATCCTACGGAAGCTATTATTATGATCAGCTGTTTTCAGAATCTGACAATATTTCCTTAGGTGTTAAAATTTCATCTTTATTACGTTCAAAGATTCAGAATAATGAGATTTATCTTCTAAAAGGATTCATAGAAAAAAGTATTAAAAGTTCTTCTATAGAACTTCGTTTTGTTGTTGATGAGATTATACACCAGGAGGAGCGGGCTATTTCAGAAGAAGATGTCGTTCGATATTCCCTAATCCAAAAGAAACTTGAGAAAGGTTCTAGGGATCTTGAGAATTTAATCCGAACGAAGATCCTGCAAAATCAACCAATAAGAATAGCTAATATATATGGTAATAATGCTATAGTTCAACACGACTTTAAGGAGGGACTGGATGTTTCCCAAAAATATTTTGATATCACAGAACATAGCTGCAATATCACTTCTTCGACATCATTGGTCGCCAAACTTCAGGAGCTTTCCAAAAACCAATACGATATTATTGCTTTAGTTAGAGGAGGAGGTGACCGTCAAAGCATGGAAACCTTCAATGACATAACGCTTTCTAAATTATTTATTGATCTTGATGCAGTAACTGTAACTGCAATCGGACATACAGTGGATGAAAGCTTATTGGATAAATTAGCGGATAAAAGATTTCATCTGCCACACGATTATGGTGCGGGTCTGCATTTTATTGCTGAAAAATTATCTAATGAAAAATCCAATTCAAGAGCATTATTAATTGATGAGGTTAAAAAAGATGTTTCAAAGCAATATTCAGAACAGATTAAAACTTTAACAGAACAGCTGGCTAAGAGAACAGAAGAATTCCAGAAACTTCAGGAGAATTCTGCCAAGCAGCTGTTGGATACTAATAAAACTTTTACGGAGCAACAGAAACAAAGACAGGAAGAACTGGAAATTTACAAAAAAGAAATTGCTGTTCTACACGACAAGAATATATTGGCTGCTGTTAATGAAAAGACTGCTTCTTTAAACATCGATCTGGAAATGATCAAAAAAGAAAATATCAGGTTAAATCAGCAAATGCAAAGTACCAAGACTGATTATGTAAAAATTATAATCGCTTTTGTATTGGCACTGATGATAGGATTTATCTTGGCAAAGCTGGTTTAG
- a CDS encoding SDR family NAD(P)-dependent oxidoreductase translates to MQNNENKVALVSGANTGVGFQIAKALVENGYTVYLGSRDLAKGVAALEELGGSAKAIQLDITDSDSINATVKSIEKEHGYLTLLVNNAAISHAGNPGRTLEEIMGAQRASIATIDELKTVWDTNVFGTLALTQAFLPLLHQTDNARIVTVSSALGSLTTNANPENPYRSNFDAVYGASKTALNGIFLSLAIDLENTGIKVHLVSPGFTATALNNFQGTDSVEEGSKEPIRVALAEDLPTGSFTGPANFSGKDNILPW, encoded by the coding sequence ATGCAGAACAATGAAAATAAAGTAGCCCTTGTATCGGGTGCCAATACAGGTGTAGGATTTCAAATTGCTAAAGCGCTTGTGGAGAATGGCTATACAGTTTATTTAGGCTCCCGTGATCTTGCAAAGGGTGTAGCAGCTCTTGAAGAACTGGGCGGATCGGCAAAAGCAATCCAGCTGGATATTACAGATTCAGATTCTATCAACGCAACAGTGAAAAGTATTGAAAAAGAACATGGATACCTGACTTTATTGGTAAATAATGCAGCGATCTCTCACGCCGGCAATCCGGGACGTACTTTGGAGGAGATTATGGGTGCGCAGCGTGCCAGTATAGCAACGATTGATGAGCTTAAAACGGTTTGGGATACGAATGTGTTCGGAACATTAGCGTTAACACAGGCCTTTTTACCCCTGTTACATCAAACAGATAATGCAAGGATCGTGACGGTTTCAAGCGCCTTGGGGTCGCTGACGACCAATGCCAATCCGGAAAATCCTTACCGTTCTAATTTTGATGCTGTATATGGCGCTTCTAAAACGGCACTTAACGGAATTTTTCTTTCCCTTGCTATCGACTTGGAGAACACCGGCATCAAGGTGCATCTGGTAAGCCCGGGATTTACAGCTACGGCGCTCAATAATTTCCAGGGAACGGACTCTGTAGAGGAAGGTTCGAAGGAACCAATCCGGGTAGCGTTGGCGGAAGACCTTCCGACCGGGAGTTTTACAGGCCCTGCCAATTTCAGTGGGAAAGATAATATTCTTCCCTGGTAG
- a CDS encoding CinA family protein, translated as MIVKPSQFGVNADELSVRSLIYFIIELDKLLKYIGRRLLSSGETIAIAESVTSGFLQFSFSQMKDASHFYKGGMTAYTLEEKVNLLNVNQEQALNCDSVSAGIAETMALNVSRLYNSDWSIAVTGYASPVEESNGKLYCYFAISYRGEKILSEKLDLHSRTKSVNAQLYYSEFILGCFKIELDKQQESRAS; from the coding sequence ATGATTGTAAAACCTTCTCAATTTGGAGTGAATGCCGATGAACTTTCAGTCCGGTCATTAATCTATTTTATCATTGAGCTTGATAAACTGCTAAAGTATATAGGCAGGAGGCTTTTATCCTCCGGAGAAACAATTGCAATAGCAGAAAGCGTCACTTCTGGATTTCTGCAATTTTCATTTTCCCAGATGAAAGATGCTTCCCATTTTTACAAGGGTGGAATGACCGCTTATACACTTGAAGAAAAAGTTAATTTGTTAAATGTCAATCAGGAGCAAGCTTTAAATTGTGATAGTGTTTCAGCGGGTATTGCTGAGACAATGGCATTGAACGTTTCCAGATTATACAATTCAGATTGGTCCATTGCGGTAACTGGTTATGCATCACCGGTTGAAGAATCTAACGGAAAACTATATTGTTATTTTGCGATCAGTTACAGAGGAGAGAAGATCCTGTCTGAAAAATTGGATTTGCATTCCAGAACTAAATCGGTTAATGCGCAGTTATACTATTCAGAATTTATATTAGGCTGTTTTAAGATTGAATTGGACAAACAGCAGGAAAGTAGGGCGTCATAG
- the thiD gene encoding bifunctional hydroxymethylpyrimidine kinase/phosphomethylpyrimidine kinase, translating into MKKYTYPSVLTIAGFDGSGGAGIQADIKTFSALGCYATSVLTALPVQNTMGVRKIYPIPIEAVADQIEAVMDDIVPQSIKIGMVHTPELVETIVNTLNKYPKIPIVFDPVMVATSGHRLIEEETIHTIIEKLFPLADIITPNMDEASILAGMEVKTLDDMQVAGKKILQFGCRNILLKGGHQESSTVTSIFFNEKENQTSFETEKFITKNTHGSGCTLSSAIAAYLARGEELDKSVALAQHYVFEAIKHGKDVLTGRGNGPLNHFFNPHKLIKNDLV; encoded by the coding sequence ATGAAGAAATACACTTATCCTTCTGTCCTAACCATAGCGGGTTTTGACGGCAGTGGCGGTGCGGGAATTCAGGCGGATATCAAAACGTTTTCTGCGCTCGGATGCTATGCGACTTCTGTCCTGACTGCTCTGCCTGTACAGAATACAATGGGCGTAAGGAAGATTTATCCTATCCCAATAGAAGCGGTAGCCGATCAGATAGAAGCAGTGATGGATGACATCGTTCCTCAGTCCATTAAAATTGGGATGGTTCACACCCCGGAGTTGGTAGAAACAATAGTAAACACTTTGAATAAATACCCAAAAATTCCCATCGTATTCGATCCCGTAATGGTGGCGACAAGCGGACATCGGTTGATAGAAGAGGAAACCATCCATACGATTATTGAAAAACTGTTCCCGCTTGCGGACATCATCACCCCCAATATGGACGAGGCATCCATACTTGCAGGGATGGAAGTGAAAACATTAGATGATATGCAGGTGGCAGGAAAAAAAATTCTACAGTTTGGATGTAGAAATATTCTGCTGAAAGGCGGACACCAGGAATCGTCGACAGTAACCTCTATATTTTTTAATGAGAAAGAAAATCAAACCTCTTTTGAAACAGAAAAATTTATCACTAAAAATACCCACGGTTCAGGATGTACACTTTCTTCGGCTATTGCAGCATACCTTGCAAGAGGTGAAGAATTAGACAAATCAGTAGCGTTGGCACAGCACTATGTTTTTGAAGCCATCAAACATGGAAAAGATGTACTTACCGGGCGGGGCAACGGTCCATTAAATCACTTTTTTAACCCTCATAAATTAATCAAAAATGACCTGGTCTGA
- a CDS encoding ATP-binding protein: protein MYCILHTATNVTERQKAWELVQDREDQLRVASEGLNSLNEELRSSNEDLATINKEYVATNKQLDNANRQIYFLNDQLKQENFHLLLDKKIQENDISDLSLKNKSLRSRNNELQDLNETILKLNEKLTTSEMSFRDLIMQAPVAMMLVKGDDYIVTMINVTMLELIGKDVSIVGKPLFEELPELKGQRAANMLVDTYEKGLRHSDEANPVTLNRNGQLEQCYFNFSYTPYVENGVVTGVIDMALEVTTQIVANQKLENTIREKIKLEESLRNSEQRLRAILETMAEGVGVTDATGQMVYANPMAQQILGLKESEIKKRTYYDALWQNLRIDGTPLPPEEHPMAIMMTTKKPVFDYEIAVQPPDRDKFYLSINAAPMFDSAGNLIGGIGTFMDVTARRLASQGKDDFISIASHELKTPVTALKASLQLLQRATTSLSADTRARLLEQSVKSLDKLTKLIDGLLDTSRMDHGQLKLNKQSFIISELFEDCCSNFAQNTDQKITFEGDVDQEVIADHQQIGQVMVNFINNAIKYASESDILIKAEVLHKKEVKFSVRDQGPGIPEDKIGHLFERYYRTNYQGQKFSGLGLGLYICADIIKNHGGRIGVESEVGKGTTFWFILPL, encoded by the coding sequence GTGTACTGCATACTACATACGGCCACCAATGTTACAGAGAGACAGAAAGCCTGGGAACTCGTTCAGGATCGAGAAGATCAATTGAGGGTTGCCAGTGAAGGTCTCAATTCCTTAAATGAAGAGTTGCGATCCAGCAATGAGGATTTAGCAACCATTAACAAAGAATATGTTGCAACGAACAAACAGCTTGACAATGCTAACCGGCAGATTTATTTTCTTAATGATCAGTTGAAGCAGGAAAACTTTCATCTGTTACTTGATAAAAAAATACAAGAAAATGATATTTCCGATCTTAGCCTGAAAAACAAAAGTCTAAGAAGTAGAAATAATGAACTTCAGGATCTGAACGAGACCATTCTAAAACTAAATGAAAAACTCACGACCAGTGAGATGAGTTTTCGGGATCTGATTATGCAGGCTCCTGTAGCGATGATGCTGGTAAAGGGTGATGATTATATTGTCACAATGATTAACGTAACGATGCTGGAGCTAATTGGCAAGGATGTATCTATTGTTGGTAAACCGCTTTTCGAAGAACTTCCAGAACTTAAAGGCCAGAGAGCTGCGAATATGCTGGTTGATACCTATGAAAAAGGCTTAAGACATTCGGATGAAGCTAATCCCGTAACCCTTAATAGAAATGGTCAGCTTGAACAATGTTACTTTAACTTCAGTTATACACCTTATGTTGAGAACGGTGTCGTTACAGGTGTGATAGATATGGCGCTTGAAGTCACAACACAGATTGTAGCTAATCAAAAGCTGGAGAATACCATTAGGGAAAAGATTAAATTGGAGGAAAGTCTCCGTAACAGCGAACAGCGCTTAAGAGCAATACTGGAAACCATGGCAGAAGGTGTTGGCGTAACTGATGCGACCGGACAGATGGTTTATGCTAATCCTATGGCTCAGCAGATATTGGGGCTTAAGGAAAGTGAGATCAAAAAACGAACTTACTATGACGCTCTATGGCAGAATCTTCGTATTGACGGCACGCCATTACCTCCGGAAGAGCATCCTATGGCTATTATGATGACTACAAAAAAGCCGGTATTTGATTATGAAATTGCTGTTCAGCCGCCTGACAGGGATAAATTCTATCTTTCTATTAATGCGGCGCCAATGTTTGACAGTGCAGGTAATTTGATAGGTGGCATTGGAACTTTTATGGATGTTACAGCGAGGCGATTGGCCTCACAGGGAAAAGACGATTTTATCAGCATTGCCAGCCACGAGCTGAAGACACCGGTTACTGCTCTGAAAGCTTCTTTGCAGCTACTTCAAAGAGCTACGACTTCACTATCTGCAGATACCAGAGCAAGACTTCTTGAGCAGTCCGTTAAAAGTCTTGATAAGCTTACAAAGCTGATTGATGGTTTATTGGATACCAGCAGAATGGATCATGGCCAACTGAAGCTTAATAAGCAGTCATTTATTATTTCAGAGCTTTTTGAAGACTGTTGTTCAAACTTCGCTCAGAATACAGATCAAAAAATCACTTTTGAAGGCGATGTGGATCAGGAGGTGATTGCAGATCATCAGCAAATCGGTCAGGTCATGGTTAATTTTATCAATAATGCCATCAAATATGCTTCAGAATCCGATATATTGATCAAAGCTGAGGTATTGCATAAAAAAGAAGTGAAGTTTAGTGTAAGAGATCAGGGACCCGGTATCCCGGAAGATAAAATAGGACATCTCTTTGAACGGTATTACAGAACCAATTACCAAGGACAGAAATTCTCCGGCCTGGGTTTAGGTTTATATATTTGTGCTGACATCATTAAAAATCACGGCGGCAGAATAGGTGTAGAAAGCGAAGTAGGAAAGGGAACAACGTTTTGGTTTATTCTTCCATTATAA